Below is a genomic region from Microbacterium galbinum.
GCTCGAGGTCCTGGTGACCGCGGGGCTTGCCGACCTTGATCTTCACCCCGCCCATGCCGCGCTCCTTCGAGGCGACCGCGTGCGCGACGAGCTCGTCGACGGTGAGGTGCAGCCATCCGCCCTCGGTGTCGTACATCGGGATCGACGGCGAGGCTCCCCCGCCGGCGACCCACAGCGGCAGGCCGGCGCGGCGGGTCTTCGCATCCCACACCGCCGTGTCGACCGCGGCGAGCGCGAGCGCGGTGATCGGCCCGACGGTGGTGGCGCGGGTGATGCCGAACAGCGCGAGCCACACCGCTTCGGGCCTCTCGGCCTCCAGCCCGATGAGTGCGGGCAGGAGCGTCTCGCGCAGCAGGCTCAGCACCGCCCCGCCGCCCGTGCCGATCGTGTAGCTGTAGCCCACACCCTCGGTGCCGTCGGCGGTGCGGATCCGCACGAAGATCGTCTCCTGCTTGACGAAGGTCTGCAGGGCGTCGGTGCGCACGGTCTCGACCGGCAGGTCGACGAGCTGCGCCTCGACGTGCACGATCCGGCTGCCCGCCGTCACATCGGCGACGGCCGTGGTGGTGGTGGCGTCGAGGATGCTCGAGCCGGTGTTCTGCGATGCGTTCATCATCGTCCTCCGAGTCCGCCCAGGGTGACCCCCTTGATGAGCTGCCGTTGCAGCAGCAGCACGAGGATCAACGAGGGGATGACGGCGAGCGTCGACGCCGCCATGAGTAGCGACCATTGCGTGCCGAACTGGCCGGTGAACATCCCCAGCCCGAGCGGCACGGTCGCCATGTCCTGTGTGTTGATGATGATCAGCGGCCACAGGTACGAGTTCCAGTAACCGATGAACGAGAAGACCGCGAGCACGCTCAGCGGTGCGACCAGCTGCGGCAGCAGCACCGACCAGAGCGTGCGCAGGCGCGAGGCGCCGTCGATGAGCGCGGCCTCCTCGTACTCGATCGGGATCGTGAGGAAGAACTGGCGCATGAGGAACGTGCCGAACGCGGTGAAGGCGAACGGGATGATGAGCGCGCCGTAGGTGTCGTTCCAGCCCCAGCTGTTGATCATGATGAACAGCGGCACGACGAGCACCTCCTGCGGCAGCACGAGCGTGAGCACGAACAGCAGGAAGAGCTTGTCGCGGAACTTGAAGCGCAGCCGCGAGAAGGCATAGGCCGAGAGCACGGCGACGACGACCGAGAGCGCGGCACCGGCGATCGCGACGATGAGCCCGTTGAGGATGAAGCGCCCGAAGGGCACGACCGTCCACGCCTCGACGAAGTTCGCCCAGCGGATCTCGGACCCGAAGATCTGCGGCGTCGCCGTGAAGACCTCGTTCTCGGGCTTGAGGGCGGTGAGGAACATCCAGATGAAGGGGAACGCGAAGATCAGCGCGACGAGCGCGATCGCGGCGGTGTTCAGCCACTCCTTGAGGGTCGATCGGCGCTGGTGCCGACGGCGCGGCAGGATCAGCAGCGCGGTCGCCGAGAGGTCACGATCACTCATAGTTCACCCACTTGCGCTGGCCGACGAACTGCAGGGCCGTGATGAGCATCACCACGACGAAGAGGATCCACGCGAGGGCGGAGGCGTAGCCGAGCCGGTCGAAGACGAAGCCGTTGCGGTAGAGGTACAGCACGAACGTGTTGGTGCTCTCGCCCGGGCCGCCCTGTGTGAGGAACAGCGGTTGGACGAAGACCTGGAAGGCGCCGATCATCGTCATGGTCGAGCAGAAGAAGAGCGAGGGCGAGAGCAGCGGGAGGATGATGTACCGCAGTCGTTGCCAGGCGCTGGTGCCGTCGATGCGGGATGCCTCGAGCAGCTCTTTCGGGATGGCGCTGAGTCCCGCCGACAGCACGATGACGTTGTAGCCGAACGACTGCCACACCGACATCGCGATCACCGAGGGCAGCGCCCAGGCCGAGTCGGAGAGCCAGTTGGGTCCGTCGATGCCGACGGTGGCGAGCATCGAGTTCACGAGCCCGTCCTGCGAGAGCAGCAGCCGCCAGACGAGGGCGTTCGCGACCATCGGGGTGATGACCGGGAGGAAGAAGATCACGCGCCACGCTCCCGCGGCCTTCATACGGGTATTGAGCCAGAGCGAGATCGTGAGAGCGACGAACAGGTTCAGCGCCGTGTAGACCACGGCGAAGATGACCGTGTTGCCGAGCACCGTGTAGAAGGTCGGGTCGCGGAACAGCTTGACGTAGTTCTCGAGGCCGATGAAATCCGGGTTTCCGAACAGCTTCCAGTCGAAGAGGCTGATGAAGGCCGACCCGAACAGCGGGGTGAGGATGAAGAGGACGAACCCGATCATCCCGGGGGCGAGGAACGCGACCGCCACCCACCCGTTCCCGCGCCGACGCGGCAGCCGCGGCCCCGGCGGGGCGGGGGCGCCGATGGGCACCCCCGCCACGCCGGGCATCGCGGAGGAGGCCGTGGCCTCGCTCCGGTCGCTCATGATCGCCATCCGCTCAGCCCGCGACCGAGTTCGTGATCGTGTCCATGATCTCCTCCGCCGTCAGCTCACCCCGGTAGCCCTGCACGCCGTACTGCGTCATCAGGGTCTCGACCTGGTTCCAGGTCGGGGTGGTGCGCTGCGGGGTCGCGTTCGAGAGCAGAGCCTCGACCACCTCCGACGAGCCCTCGGTCTTGCCCTCGGCCCAGGCCGGGAGCGCCTCGATGCGAGCGGGGACGATGCCGCGGGCCTCGGCCTGCTTCTCCTGCACCGAGAGCGAGGTGAGCGCCTCGATGGCCGCGAACGCCTCGTCGGGGCGGTCGCAGTTCGCCGCGATGCCGAAGCCGGAGCCGGCGGTCATCGCCGCGGCCTCACCGCTGGTCGACGGAACGATCGAGACGCCGAGGGTGAAGTCCGCGGCATCCGCGAAGCTGCCGTACATCCACGGCCCCTCGATGAGCATCGGCACCTCGCCGCTGGTGAAGGCCTGCTGCGAGACCTCCGAGCCGTCGGCGGCCTCGGGGGCCTTCGCGACGCCCTCGACCGCGACGAGGTCGAAGAAGCTCTGGATCTGCTCGACGAACTCGGGGTTGGTGAGGTCGAGCTCGCCGTCCTCGGTGACCGCGGGCACGCCGTCGGCCAGCGACCACGCGTTCGGGATGAAGATGCCGGGCGCGAGCGCGAGGCCCTTCTTGTCGCCGTCGGTGAGGGCCTTGGCATCCGACACGAACTGGTCGCGCGTGTAGGTCGCACCCGGCAGTTCGAGGCCGGCGGCCTGGAACGCCTCGACGTTGTAGAAGAGCACGATGGGCTCGGCGTCGTAGGGGATCGCACGGATCGTGCCGTCGACCGTCATGCCGCTGAGCATCGACTCGTCGATGTTCTCGATGTCGAAGCCGCTCTTCTCGATCAGGTCGTCGAGGGGCATGAGCAGGTCGCCGAGCTCCTGTGCACGGGCGGCCTGGGTCGTGAGCAGGCAGGGCGGGTTGGCACCCGAGAGGCGGGTCTTCACCTTGGTCCAGTAGTCGGAGAAGCTCGGCCCCTCGACCGAGATGTCGAGGTCGGGATCCTCGGCCTGCGCCCCGGAGATGAAGTCGGCCCACTGGGCCTGGTCGCCCTCGCTGGCGGCCCAGGTGTAGAGCACGAGCGGGCCGCTGGCCTCGCCGCCGCCTCCCCCGCCGCCGCCGCCGCTCGCGCACCCCGCGAGAGCGAGGGCGCTGAGGCCGGCGACGCCGGTGAGGATGAGGCGCTTCGCGCGCCGGTTCGAGACTGCATTCATACTGACTGCCTCCTTCATTGGATGCTGCAACTGATGCGTGTGTTGTTGAGGGGGTACTGCTCGGGTTACTGCGGTACTGCTCGGATCACTCGGGGATCACTCGGGTATCACTCGGTGGAGAAGTCGATGGCGACGACGTCGATGAGGGCACCGCTGGGGGATGCCGGCGCGACGATGCGCAGCTCGCCGGAGTCGTCGCCGGCGGTGGAGGCCTCGTGCACCTCGAAGCTGGCGTCGTGCTGCAGCTCGAGGCCGTCGGCGAGCCGGTGCACGCGGGTGATCCGCCGCACCGGCAGACCGCGCACGATGATCTCGTCGACCGGGATCGCGGTCAGGTGCAGGTAGAGGCGCCCTTCGCGGGCGGTGGTCGGACCGTGGAAATCGATGCCCTGCGTGGGCTCCACGCCGATCACGGACTCGGCGTGCGCCTGCATCCAGTCGGCGAACTCCTGCAGGCGCTCGTTCTCGACCTCGGGCAGCGTTCCGTCGGGGCCGGGGCCGACGTTGAGCAGCAGGTTGCCGCCGCGCTCGACCACGTCGATGAGGGTCACCAGCAGCGACCGCGCCGACTTCTCGTTGTCCGGGTGCGTGCGCCAGGCCCAGTGGTCGCCGATCGTGAGGCACAGCTCCCACGGACCGGTGGGCACCGTGAGCGGGAACCCCTGCTCGGGCGTGCGGTAGTCGCCCTGCCCGGGGAGGCGGTCGTTGATCACGACGTCGGGCTGCAGCTCCTTGATCAGGCGACGCAGACCCGGAGCGGTCCACTCCGCCGCCGAGCGCTCCCAGTCGCCGTCGAACCAGAGCAGGTCGATCGTGCCGTAGTTCGTGAGCAGCTCGGTCAGCTGCGCCCGCACGTACTCGAGGTAGCGCGACCACTCCTCGGGGCTGGAGCGACGGTGACGATCGGTGGCATCCGGGGTGTCGGCGAACTCGGGCATGCCGGCGGCGGGCCAGTGCTCGAGCTTGTAGGGCAGGTCTTCATCGCGGAACGCCGGGTAGTCGGGGTGGTTCCAGTCCGGGAGGCTGTAGTAGATGCCGACCTTGAGCCCCTCGGCGCGCACGGCGTCGACGAACTCGCGGGTGATGTCGCGACCGAAGGGGCCGTGCTCGACCCCGAAGTCCGACTGCTCCGTGAAGAACATGTTGTATCCGGCATGGTGGCGCGCGGTGAAGACGACGTACGTGGCACCGGCCGCCTTCGCGCGGCGAGCGAGGTCGGCGGCATCCCAGTTCTGCGGGTCGAACGTGGGCGCGGTGGCCTGGTATTCGGCGACGGTCACCGCGTCGTCGACGGCATCCACGCCCGGGATGATCGAGCGGCCGACCAGCGGCCAGGAGATCTCGATGCCCTGCTGGGATGCCTGGTCCCAGTGCACGAAGATGCCGAAGCCCGCGCCGCTGAACCATTCACCGCCGGGGATGCGGGTGGTGGGGCGTCGGAAGTCTGCCGGTGTCATTGAAGCTCCTCGTTGAGTTCCAGATTTCCTATAGGATAGGTGATAGTCGAAGCAGTTCACAAGGGTGTGACGAAAGGTGCCGATGATGGCCATGTTCAAGACCGATCCTGTTCGCCCCGCGGAGTACCGCGCGTTCGAGCGCCCGCTGCCGGAGTGGTTCCGCGGTTCGGCGCTGGGGATCTTCGTGCACTGGGGGCCGTACTCGGTGCCCGCCTGGGCCGAGCCGACGGGCGAGCTCGGGGCCGTGCCGCGCGAGGAGTGGTACGCCCACAACCCCTACGCCGAGTGGTACGCCAACACGATCCGCATCGAGGGATCGCCCGCGCAGCGGCACCAGCAGGAGGTGCACGGCGGAGCCCCCTACGACGATTTCCTCGACCAGTGGAAGGCCGAGGAGTTCGACGCCGACGAGGTGCTCGCGGTCGTCGCCGCGACCGGCGCCGGCTACTTCATCCCCACCACCAAGCACCACGATGGCGTCACCCTGTGGGACGCCCCAGCCACCGACGGGCGCAACACCGTCGCCCGCGGACCGCAGCGCGACCTGATCGCCGAGTTCGCCGACGCCACCCGCGCCCGCGGCCTGCGTTTCGGTGTCTACTACTCCGGCGGTCTCGACTGGCACTTCTCCGATCTGCCGCCCATCGACCGCGACGACGCCCCGGCCCCCGACGACCTCGCCTACGCCGAGTACGCGCACGATCACGTCATCGACCTCATCGACCGCTACCGCCCCGACATCCTCTGGGGCGACATCCGCTGGCCGCAGGCCGGGATCGAACCCGGGCCGAAGAGCCTCGCGCACGCGTTCCAGGCGTTCTATGACGCGGTTCCCGAGGGCGTCGTCAACGACCGGTGGGGCGAGTCGCACTGGGACTTCCGCACCAGCGAGTACGTGCACGGCACCGCGGTCGAGGTCGGCGAGGCGTGGGAGAACTGCCGCGGCATCGGCCTCTCGTTCGGGCACAACCGCAACGAGGGACCGGAGCACCTCCTCACCGCCGACGAGGCCGTGCGCCTGCTCGTCGACGTCGTGTCGCGCGGCGGCAACCTGCTGCTGAACATCGGACTCGAGGCATCCGGTCGCATCCCCGACGCGCAGCGGCAGACGCTCGAGGGGCTGGGCGAGTGGAACCAGCGGTTCGGGCATGCCGTCTTCGGCGCCCGGCCCGAGCCGCGCCTGCAGCCATCCGACGAGCCGTGGGTGCGCTGGACCCGCACCGACGGCGCCGTACACGCCGTGACCGATCAGCGCGGAAGCATCCGCCTGCCCGATCCCGACGGCCTGCTCGACGAGACGAGCGCGCGCATCGGTGACGAGCCGGTCTCGGCGTCGCGCGACGGAGATGCCATCGTGGTGGAAGCAGCGGATGCCGCGACCCCCGTCGCGATCTCCTTCCGCCCGCGCGACTGACCCGCACGACCGACGAAAGGATGCCCATGCGCATCGCCCTGCACTCCGAGATCCGCGACGGCGCGGTCGACGACTACCGCACGCACCACGCCCGGATCCCGGATGCCCTCGCGGCGACGTTCGCGCGCATCGGCATCCACGACTGGACGATCTGGCGGTCGGGACAGCGGCTGTTCCACCTGGTCGAGTGCGACGACTGGGATGCCGCGGTCGCCGCGCTTGACGAGGACCCGGCGAACGCCGAGTGGCAGAAGGACATCGGCCGCTTCGTCGAGCTGTTCCGCGGAGCCGACGGCACCGAGGGCTTCGCCCCGATCGAACAGGTCTGGGACCTCCGCGCCCAGGTCTCTTAGTTCCGCAGGGCGGGCCCTTCGACAGGCTCAGGGACCCAGTAGTGGGTCGCTGACAAGAACTGGGTCGCTGAGCCTGTCGAAGCGTCCCCCACGAGAACACCTTTAGTGCGGCGCTCTCAGAACAGCCCCACGAACGCCGTCACCAACAGCACGCCGCCGACCACGATCATGAACGCGCCCACCACCGCTATGCGCACGGGCGGTCGCCCGCGGAGCATGTCATCGGCCAAGGGTTCTCCGTAGAAGAGACGGATGCCGCGGTAGATGAGCCGCGCGAAAGAGCGCCGCACGAGGATCGCGATGATCCCGACGGCGACGAGCACTCCCCCGATGATGAAGTCCGGATTCACTCGCACGGCTCCGCGCTGTACGACCGGTCCGCGCGCATCCATCCGTCCGGCTGCCAGTCCTCGATCGACGCGACATCATCCTCGAAGAAGAACTGAGCGAACGACTGCACACCATCAACTTCGAGAGTGACAGCGATGTTGTCCGGATCCGAGGGGTATCCGGAATCGGCCGTGACGGTCAGCCCCGCGGGGAGCGCGGCGGTGTCGATGACCGATCCGCCGACGATCTCCGCCGAGCCCGACGCTTCGAACGAAACGTCGCCGCGCGCGGTGTTCGATCGCCGCGCCACCCACATGTCAACGAAGACGAGCGTTCCGGGATCACCGCAGTATGCAACGGCAAGATTTCCGTCCACCTTCGACAGCTTCAGTGGCGCGTCCGTGTACTCGCCAGGGAAAGGGAGGTTGCAGCCGGTGAGCCCGACAGCGAGAATCCCCGCTAGACCAATACCGGCGCAGATCCTCCGCATGCGGTGAACATTCCCCTGAGGCGTCGTCTCGCGGTTCCGCACGACGGCCCCGTCGACCCCACCACCGTCGTGGTTCACCCGCACGGCTCTTCGCTGTACGAACCGTCCGCGCGCATCCATCCGTCCGGCTGCCAGTCCTCGATCGACGCGACATCATCCGCGAAGAAGAACTGAACGCTCGACTTCATACCGTCGACCTCGACAGTGACGTCTATGTTGTCCAAGTCTGCGGGGAATCCTGAGTCGTCCGCGACGGTCATTCCGGAGGGGAGGGAGGAAGGCCCGATGATCGTTCCGGTGAGAATCTCCGCCGTTCCTGACGCTTTGAAGGCGACCTCACCATACGAGGTGTCCGACCGTTGCGCCCACCACATAACGACATAGACGAGCGTCCCGGGATCGCCGCAGTAGGCAATGGCCGGGCTCCCATCCACCTTCGACAACTTCAGCGGCGAGTTCGTGTACTCGCCCGGGAACGGGAGGTTGCACCCGGTGAGCCCGACAGCGAGCATCCCCGCTAGGCCGATACCGGCGCAGATCCTCCGCATGCGCTGACTATACAACCGGGGCCTCGTCGGGCGGTCGAGTGGAGCGGGGCCCTTCGACAGGCTCAGGGACCCAGCTCGCGTTCATCGCACCCCACGGGGTCGCTGAGCGTCACCCCACTGGGTCGCTGAGCCTGTCGAAGCGTCCCCCACGAGAACACTGTCGTGGCAGAGTAAGCCCGTGATGCGGACGTGGGTGCGAGAGCTCGGGGGCTGGGTGATGGCCGCCGCCGTGGCGCTCATCGTCGCCGCATCCGTCGCCTCCTCCGGCCGAGCCGACCTGCTGTTCCGCGACGGCGACTCGCTCATCGTGGCGATGCTCTCGCGTTCGCTGCTCGCCGGCGACTCGCTCGACTGGGCGATGTCGAGCGTGCTGTTCCTGCCCGAGACGGCGGTCTTCACCGGTCTCGACGCGGCCCTGCCGCTGGACCCGAACGCGCTCTTCGCCGTGAGCGCGGTCGTGAACCTGCTCGCCCTCTACGGCGCGCTTCGGCTCGTCGCCGGACGACGGCGCGAAAGCCGCGCACCGGTCGCCTGGTCGCTGGTCGCCCTCGCCGCGTTCGGCGCGCTCGCGATGACCGAGACCTCCGCCTCGCGCGACGCCCTCGAACTCGCCTCGCTGCAGCTCACGACCACGTACTACTCGGGGACCGTCGTCGGGGTCGTGCTCGTGCTCGGCATCGCCCGACGGATGCTCGACGGCGCCCGCCTCGTGCCGATGTCTCTCGTGCTCGGCGCCGTCACCCTCGTCTCGACGCTGTCGAACCCGCTGTTCGCCGCCTGGGCGACCGTGCCGCTCGGTGCGATCGCGATCGCAGGCTCCCTGCGCGCAGTAACGAGACGGCGGATGCTGACCGTTCTCGCTGCACTCATCGGCGGCACGGCACTCGGGTTCGCCGCGCGTATTCCGTTTTCGGCATGGATCGCGAACACCGGTGCCGGATACGCCCAGCCCGACCTCTGGCGCGAGTCGATCGGCTACTACGGAGACCTGCTCGCGGCGCGTCTCTCGACTCCGCTCGGCGTCGTCGGGCTCCTCCTCGTCCTCGCCCTGATCACGCGGGCCGTCGTGCAGACCGTGCGGGTCGACGACCCCGGCTCGCGATTCGTCGCCGTGGCTGCCTGGGTGTTGCCACTGCTGGTCGCCGTCGGCGCGATCGCGCTCGGCACGCACGCCGCGCGCTACCTGCAACCGCTCGCGTTCGCCCCGGTGCTCGCGTTCGTGGCGATGCCGAGCACGCTGCGGATGCCGGCACGACTCCGGCGACAGGCGGCGGCGGTCGCGGCGCTGATCCTGCTGGTCGGCGGCGGCCTCAGCATCCCCCGCCTGAGCGACGCCGCGAACGCACCCGATGCGGATGCCGCGTGCGTGACCGACTGGGTCGAGGCATCCGCCCGCACCGGCGCCGGGCAGTTCTGGACCGTTCGTCTGCCCAAGCTCCACCTCGACGACCCGTCGCAGCTCGTGCAGGTCGACCATCAGCTCAACGGCTACGCGTGGCTCGTGAACCGGACGGACTTCGACGCCGGCACCGTGTCGTTCCTCGTCGAGGATGCCCAGACGGTCGCGTGGGAACTGCCGATCCAAGCGATTCCCGACGAGGTCGTCGACTGCGGCCGCTACCGGATCCTCGACTTCGGCGAGACGGAACTGCCCCTGGGGCCGCAGCGCAGTTGACGTGCTGCGTGGTGGGTGCTTCGACAGGCTCAGCAACCCAGTTCTCGGCTCAGCAACCCAGTTTCCGCTACTGGGTCCCTGAGCCTGTCGAAGGGCCCCACCCCGAGAAGGGCCTCAGCGCGCCGGAACCCCGGTCGTCGTCCCGGGCCGGAACACGCATGTCAGGTTCTGCGTCTCCCCGGCCTCTCCGCCGAGCATCCGCGCGATCTGCTCGCCGGCGGCGCGCCCCTTCTCGACGGCCGGCTGCACGGTGGTGGTGAGCGACTGCCCGCCGAGCCCATCGATCGCGATGCCGTCGAACCCGGCGACCGACACGTCCTCCGGCACCCGCAGGCCGAGTTCCTCCGCGGCGCGGATCACGCCGACCGCGAGCAGGTCGCTCTGCGCGAGCACGGCGGTGGGCCGGGTCGCGGCGTCGGCGAGCAGCATCCGTCCGATGACGATGCCCTCGTCGATGAAGCTGCCGGATGCCGAGATCGCCGGAGCATCGGGGAAGACGCGACGCATGCCCTCGAGCCGGTCGACGGTCACCCCGACGGTCGCGGCGGCGAGGCGCTCGGGCGTGACGGGCCCGCGTTCGCGGTCGTGGCCGAGCGTGAGGGTGATGAGGGCGACTTCTCGATGCCCGAGGTCGTAGACGTGCTGGGCGACCTCGGCCGAGGCATCCGCGTTGTCGAGCGCGATGCGGGGGATCGTGCCGTCGCCCGGGTCGCCCTCGATCACGACCACCGGCAGGCCGCGACCGCGCACCACCTCGACGGACTCGCGCGTGCGACCCGACCAGCCGATCAGCACGTAGGCGTCGACCGGTGCGCTGGCGAGGCCGGGGCCGTCTTCGCCCGGCTCGTCGCGCATGAGCAGGATGCCGGCGCTGAGCTCGGCGAGCCCGTCGGCGAGACCGTCCATCATGGCGGTGGTGACGGGATCGAGGAAGGCGTTGCGCAGGTGCCCCTCGAAGACGACGGCGACGATGCCGCTGCGTCCGAGTCGTAGCGAGGCGGCTCGCGGATCGGGGCCCGCGTAGCCGAGGTCGGCGGCGGCGGCGAGCACGCGCTCGCGGGTGGCGTCGGCGACCTTGGCCTTGCCACTGAAGACGACGGATGCCGTCGACGTCGCGACTCCTGCCTCACGGGCGACGTCGGCGATGGTCGCGCGCCGAGGCGGCTCCTGACTGCTCATGCTTCGAGAATAGCCCGCCCGCCTTTCCGCGCGTCGAATCGATTCGATAGGATGACGCCCATGGATGCCGTCCTCACCCGCTCGCAGTTCGTCCGCTGGCGAGCCGCGATCTTCGCGATCTTCATGGCCAGCGGTCTGTCGATCGCCACGTGGGCGTCGCGCGTCCCCAGCATCAAGGCCGATCTCGACCTCGACAACGCGCAGGTCGGACTCATCCTGCTCGGCATGGGCATCGCGTCGATCATCGGCATCTCGACGAGCCCCGCCGTCATGGCCCGCACCGGAGCGCGCGTCGGCATGCTCGCGACGATGCTGATGTTCTCGGCCGGCATCGCGCTCGTCGGATTCGGGTCGACCGTGTTCGGCTCGGTGCCGCTCGTGCTCGCCGGCATGGTGCTCTTCGGATTCGGCAACGGATGCCTCGACGTCATGATGAACGTCGAGGCCACGGCGATCGAGCAGCAGATGGGCAAGACCGTGCTGCCGGTCTTCCACGCGTTCTTCAGCTTCGGCACTGTCATCGGGGCGGGAATCGGCGCCCTCGCGGCCTGGCTGCAGCTCACCGTCGCGACCCACGCGGGCATCATGGGCATACTGCTCGCTCTCGTCGCCGTCGCCACTTTCCTGCAGGTCCCGGTACGCAAGGCCGCGCTCGATCCCGAACCCGCCGAGAAGCCCGCCTGGCGCGAGCGCCTGCACACCTCGCTCGAGGCGTGGCGCGAGCCGCGCACCTACCTCCTCGGCGTCGTCATGCTGGGCATGGCCTTCGCCGAGGGCGGCGCGAACGACTGGATCGCTCTTGGCACCGAGCAGGGTCACGGTTTCACGACGGGCACCGGTGCCATCGCCCTCGCCGTCTTCTCGGTCGGGATGACCGTGGTGCGCCTGTTCGGCGGACCCCTCGTCGACCGCTTCGGCCGGGTGGCGGTGCTGCGCGTGCTCGCGGTGTCGGCGGCGAGCGGTGTGCTGCTGTTCATCCTCGCCCCGAACCTGCCCCTGGTGCTGGTCGGCGCGGCGCTCTGGGGCATCGGCGCCTCGCTCGGCTTCCCGATCGGCATGTCGGCCGCGGCCGACGACCCCGCCAAGGCCGCAGCCCGTGTCAGCGCCGCCGCGACCATCGGCTACGTCGCCTTCCTCGGCGGTCCACCCGTACTCGGTTTCATCAGCGAGCACATCGGCCTGCTCAACACGCTGTTCATCCTTGTCGTGCTGATCGTGGCATCCGGCCTGTTCTCCGGCGCCGCCCGCCCGCTCCGCGCCGACGAGAAGGTGTC
It encodes:
- a CDS encoding MFS transporter, which gives rise to MDAVLTRSQFVRWRAAIFAIFMASGLSIATWASRVPSIKADLDLDNAQVGLILLGMGIASIIGISTSPAVMARTGARVGMLATMLMFSAGIALVGFGSTVFGSVPLVLAGMVLFGFGNGCLDVMMNVEATAIEQQMGKTVLPVFHAFFSFGTVIGAGIGALAAWLQLTVATHAGIMGILLALVAVATFLQVPVRKAALDPEPAEKPAWRERLHTSLEAWREPRTYLLGVVMLGMAFAEGGANDWIALGTEQGHGFTTGTGAIALAVFSVGMTVVRLFGGPLVDRFGRVAVLRVLAVSAASGVLLFILAPNLPLVLVGAALWGIGASLGFPIGMSAAADDPAKAAARVSAAATIGYVAFLGGPPVLGFISEHIGLLNTLFILVVLIVASGLFSGAARPLRADEKVSATK